In one window of Tellurirhabdus rosea DNA:
- a CDS encoding PE-PGRS family protein, protein MRINFLSALLLATLLSCEIISPNNNGARLSDRFSAQPEKAPVQPGQVDEASGLVDSRTIEGHMWVQEDSGTPNRLNLLNKNGQVVSRIGLPFGNRDWEDLAIGPGPQNGVSYLYMADIGDNLAQNGENYIYRFPEPKSAGEAVGGADRIAFRYADGPRDAEALLLDPQTRDLYIVTKREEKARLYRLAYPQSTGDVMTAAYMGELPLTLVTGGSVSADGKEILLRTYVGVQYWQRTDGQSLADALQRSGGKSLSVELEPQGEAIAFERDGKGFYTLSEKGNGMAVSLNFYKRL, encoded by the coding sequence ATGCGAATAAACTTCCTGTCTGCCCTGTTGCTGGCGACCCTGCTGTCCTGCGAAATCATCAGCCCGAACAACAACGGGGCCCGACTCTCCGACCGTTTTTCGGCCCAGCCCGAGAAAGCCCCGGTGCAGCCCGGTCAGGTGGACGAAGCCTCCGGACTGGTGGACAGCCGGACCATCGAAGGCCATATGTGGGTGCAGGAAGACAGCGGTACGCCGAACCGGCTGAACCTGCTGAACAAAAACGGACAGGTCGTCAGCCGCATCGGACTTCCATTCGGCAACCGCGACTGGGAAGACCTCGCCATCGGACCCGGTCCGCAAAACGGCGTTTCGTACCTGTACATGGCCGACATTGGCGACAATCTGGCCCAGAACGGCGAAAACTACATCTACCGCTTCCCCGAACCGAAAAGCGCCGGAGAAGCCGTGGGCGGGGCCGACCGCATCGCTTTCCGCTACGCCGACGGCCCGCGCGACGCCGAAGCCCTGCTGCTGGACCCGCAGACCCGAGATCTGTACATCGTGACCAAACGCGAGGAAAAGGCCCGCCTCTACCGCCTCGCCTATCCGCAGAGTACGGGAGACGTGATGACCGCCGCCTACATGGGCGAACTGCCCCTGACGCTGGTCACCGGCGGCAGCGTTTCGGCCGACGGGAAGGAGATTCTGCTCCGGACCTACGTGGGCGTGCAGTACTGGCAGCGCACCGACGGGCAGTCGCTGGCGGACGCCCTGCAGCGCAGCGGCGGCAAGTCCCTGAGCGTCGAACTGGAGCCGCAGGGCGAGGCCATTGCCTTCGAACGGGATGGCAAGGGCTTTTATACACTGAGCGAAAAAGGCAACGGGATGGCCGTGAGCCTAAACTTCTACAAGCGGTTGTGA
- the crtD gene encoding 1-hydroxycarotenoid 3,4-desaturase CrtD — translation MTPKTAAIIGAGIAGIASAIRLAVKGYQVDVFEANAYPGGKLSSFDLHGYRFDAGPSLFTMPHLVDELFRLAGKTPADYFNYIRLEETCRYFWDDGTRLTAWADHQRFAREAETTLGEPAAHLLAHLEDSATKYEITEKLFLHRSLHKASTWLGRDALHGYLNLPKLGIFGTMNSANERRFRHPKLVQLFNRYATYNGSDPYQTPATMNIIPHLEYNIGAFFPKEGMIGITNSLVKLAEDLGVRFHFNSQVEKIMTQGNRVTGLQTYDSELTPYDLVVSNMDVVNTFRKLLPDARQPERILRQPKSSSGLIFYWGIRRSFPELGLHNIFFSGDYRTEFDHLFRRHDLTDDPTVYLNITSKHKPDDAPAGCENWFLLINAPNNTGQDWDALIDRTRQNILRKLSHALGTDIAPLIACEAILDPRSIEARTSSSQGALYGNSSNNRFAAFLRHANFSHEFENLYFVGGSVHPGGGIPLCLLSAKIATEMVKENH, via the coding sequence GTGACCCCAAAAACCGCCGCAATCATTGGTGCCGGCATCGCCGGTATTGCCTCCGCCATTCGCCTGGCCGTCAAAGGCTACCAGGTCGATGTTTTCGAAGCGAACGCCTATCCGGGCGGCAAGCTCTCGTCTTTCGACCTCCACGGCTACCGTTTTGACGCCGGGCCGTCCCTGTTCACGATGCCGCATCTGGTGGACGAACTGTTCCGGCTGGCGGGCAAAACGCCGGCGGATTATTTCAACTATATTCGTCTGGAAGAAACCTGCCGGTATTTCTGGGACGACGGCACGCGCCTGACGGCCTGGGCCGACCACCAGCGGTTTGCCCGGGAAGCTGAAACGACCCTCGGCGAGCCCGCCGCCCACCTGCTTGCCCATCTGGAAGATAGCGCGACCAAATACGAGATTACCGAAAAGCTTTTCCTCCACCGTTCGCTGCACAAAGCCTCCACCTGGCTGGGTCGCGACGCTCTGCACGGCTACCTGAATCTGCCCAAACTCGGCATTTTCGGCACCATGAACAGCGCCAACGAACGGCGTTTCCGCCACCCGAAGCTCGTGCAGCTGTTCAACCGCTACGCCACCTACAACGGCTCGGACCCCTACCAGACGCCCGCCACGATGAACATCATTCCGCATCTGGAATACAACATCGGCGCCTTTTTCCCGAAAGAAGGCATGATCGGCATCACCAACAGCCTGGTAAAGCTCGCCGAAGACTTGGGCGTCCGGTTTCATTTTAATTCCCAGGTGGAAAAAATAATGACGCAAGGCAACCGCGTAACAGGTCTGCAAACTTACGACTCAGAGCTTACGCCTTACGACTTAGTGGTGTCGAACATGGACGTGGTCAATACGTTCCGGAAACTGCTGCCCGACGCCCGGCAGCCGGAGCGGATTCTGCGGCAGCCCAAGTCCAGTTCGGGGCTGATTTTTTACTGGGGCATCCGGCGAAGCTTTCCCGAACTGGGCCTGCACAACATTTTCTTCAGCGGGGATTACCGGACGGAGTTCGACCACCTGTTCCGCCGCCACGACCTGACCGACGACCCGACCGTTTACCTCAACATCACCTCGAAGCACAAGCCCGACGACGCCCCGGCGGGCTGCGAAAACTGGTTTCTGCTCATCAACGCGCCCAACAACACCGGCCAGGACTGGGACGCGCTCATCGACCGGACCCGGCAGAACATCCTGCGCAAGCTCAGCCACGCGCTCGGCACCGACATTGCCCCGCTGATTGCCTGCGAGGCCATTCTGGACCCGCGCAGCATCGAAGCCCGGACGTCGAGTTCGCAGGGAGCTTTGTACGGCAATAGCTCCAACAACCGCTTCGCGGCTTTTCTGCGCCACGCCAATTTTTCGCACGAATTCGAGAATCTGTACTTCGTGGGCGGCAGCGTGCACCCCGGCGGCGGCATTCCGCTCTGTCTGCTTTCGGCGAAAATTGCGACGGAGATGGTGAAAGAAAATCATTAA
- a CDS encoding cation:proton antiporter, which produces MDSSYLIIVLSLSVLLSYVFDLLSSRYKTPSVILLLVSGILVRQLLNYLDVQIPYLTPILSTLGTLGLILIVLEGALELELSGEKLAVLRRAFYAATAAIIFTSLLIGGLFYVLLEQPFFKCLVTAMPFSIISSAVAIPSVKNLSPARREFIVYESAFSDILGVMIFNFLIYNASGGFWSIVSFAKDTAVMAVISLICCFILLYLISKINHHIKFLPIISVLFLVYAVGKIYHLSSLLLILVFGLFLNNTELFIRGRLDRVLKNDLFEKELDQLKNLTAESAFIVRTFFFLLFGYAADLETLIDPDALIVSALILPIIFGVRFAVLRLSLQGSLTPIAYVAPRGLITVLLYLGIPDNLKVEGFREGILMLVVIATALVMMGGVVSYRGGEEE; this is translated from the coding sequence ATGGATAGTTCGTACCTAATCATCGTACTCAGTCTGTCGGTTCTGCTGTCGTATGTGTTTGACCTGCTCAGCAGCCGGTATAAAACGCCTTCGGTCATTCTGCTGCTCGTTTCGGGGATTCTGGTTCGCCAGTTGCTGAATTACCTGGACGTGCAGATTCCGTACCTGACGCCGATTCTGTCCACGCTGGGCACGCTGGGGCTGATTCTGATCGTGCTGGAAGGGGCGCTTGAACTGGAGCTTTCGGGCGAAAAGCTGGCGGTGCTCAGGCGGGCTTTCTATGCGGCCACGGCGGCCATTATTTTTACCTCGCTGCTCATTGGCGGCCTGTTTTATGTGCTGCTCGAACAGCCTTTTTTCAAATGCCTGGTCACGGCCATGCCGTTTTCCATCATTAGCAGCGCCGTGGCCATTCCGAGTGTCAAGAACCTGAGTCCGGCGCGGCGGGAGTTTATCGTATACGAATCGGCGTTCTCGGACATCCTGGGCGTTATGATCTTCAACTTCCTGATCTACAACGCCTCCGGTGGTTTCTGGTCGATCGTTTCGTTTGCCAAGGATACGGCCGTGATGGCGGTCATCTCGCTCATCTGCTGTTTTATCCTGCTGTACCTGATCAGTAAGATCAACCACCACATCAAGTTCCTGCCGATCATTTCGGTCCTCTTTCTGGTGTACGCCGTCGGAAAAATCTACCATCTGTCGTCGCTGCTGCTCATCCTCGTTTTCGGTCTTTTTCTGAACAATACCGAACTGTTCATCCGTGGTCGCCTCGACCGGGTTCTGAAGAACGACCTGTTCGAAAAAGAGCTCGACCAGCTCAAAAACCTCACCGCCGAAAGTGCCTTCATCGTACGGACGTTCTTTTTCCTGCTGTTCGGCTACGCCGCCGATCTGGAAACGCTGATCGATCCCGACGCTCTGATTGTGAGTGCGCTGATTCTGCCGATTATTTTCGGCGTTCGTTTCGCCGTGCTGCGCCTCAGCCTTCAGGGCAGCCTGACACCCATCGCCTACGTGGCCCCGCGCGGTCTGATCACGGTCCTGCTCTACCTCGGTATTCCGGACAACCTCAAAGTTGAGGGCTTCCGTGAAGGCATCCTCATGCTCGTCGTCATCGCCACCGCGCTCGTGATGATGGGCGGCGTGGTGAGCTATCGGGGAGGAGAGGAGGAATGA
- the nhaD gene encoding sodium:proton antiporter NhaD, translating to MLITLIAVFVIGYLLITLEHSIHINKTATALITGILCWTIYASAEANPEGVVEELSHHLGEIAEITFFLLGAMTIVELIDAHDGFSIITDRIASRNTRVLLWIISLLAFFLSALLDNLTTSIVMVSVTRKLIRNAEQRRTIAGMIIIAANAGGAWSPIGDVTTTMLWIGGQVTTLNIISQLLLPSLVCLLVPLTIQTFLFKAEQEAFVATATHGISRPYITPRQRRDRGIILLVGLLGLLFVPIFKTLTHLPPYTGILLVLGVIWVVSEIIHSDKDVEERKRFTAAYALSRIDASSILFFLGILLAVGSLQSTGVLTSLARALNDSVGNMDVIVLLIGVVSAVIDNVPIVAAAMGMYDLQTYPPDAKLWEFLAYCAGTGGSLLVIGSAAGVAVMGMEHLQFGWYLKRISWLALAGYVAGAGVYLLLY from the coding sequence ATGCTTATAACGCTTATTGCGGTGTTTGTGATCGGATATCTGCTCATTACGCTCGAACATTCCATCCACATCAACAAAACCGCTACCGCTCTGATTACCGGCATTCTGTGCTGGACCATTTATGCTTCTGCCGAAGCGAACCCGGAAGGTGTCGTGGAAGAACTGTCGCATCACCTGGGCGAGATTGCGGAGATCACCTTCTTCCTGCTCGGGGCCATGACCATCGTCGAACTCATCGACGCGCACGACGGCTTCAGCATCATCACCGACCGCATTGCGAGCCGCAACACCCGGGTATTGCTCTGGATCATCAGCCTGCTGGCGTTTTTCCTTTCCGCTTTGCTCGACAACCTGACCACCTCCATCGTCATGGTTTCGGTGACCCGCAAGCTCATCCGCAACGCCGAACAGCGGCGCACTATCGCCGGGATGATCATCATTGCGGCCAATGCCGGTGGTGCCTGGTCACCCATTGGCGACGTCACGACGACCATGCTCTGGATTGGCGGGCAGGTCACAACCCTGAATATCATCAGCCAGTTACTGCTCCCGAGTCTGGTCTGCCTGCTGGTGCCGCTCACGATTCAGACATTCCTTTTTAAGGCCGAGCAGGAAGCTTTTGTGGCGACGGCCACCCACGGCATCAGCCGCCCGTACATCACGCCCCGCCAGCGTCGCGACCGGGGTATCATTCTGCTCGTCGGACTGCTGGGATTGCTGTTTGTGCCCATCTTTAAAACCCTTACGCATCTGCCGCCGTACACGGGCATTCTGCTGGTCCTCGGCGTGATCTGGGTTGTTTCGGAAATTATTCACTCGGACAAAGACGTGGAAGAACGCAAACGCTTTACGGCAGCCTACGCCCTGAGCCGAATCGACGCGTCGAGTATTCTGTTTTTTCTGGGAATTCTGCTCGCGGTGGGGTCCCTCCAATCGACGGGGGTGCTGACGAGTCTCGCCCGGGCGCTCAATGATTCCGTCGGGAATATGGACGTCATTGTGCTGCTCATCGGCGTCGTGTCGGCGGTGATCGACAATGTTCCCATTGTGGCCGCCGCGATGGGCATGTACGACCTTCAGACCTACCCGCCCGACGCCAAGCTCTGGGAATTTCTGGCTTACTGCGCCGGTACGGGCGGCAGTCTGCTCGTCATCGGTTCCGCCGCCGGCGTGGCCGTCATGGGCATGGAGCACCTGCAGTTCGGCTGGTACCTCAAACGCATCAGCTGGCTCGCCCTGGCCGGGTACGTGGCGGGCGCCGGGGTGTATTTGCTTTTGTACTGA
- a CDS encoding M16 family metallopeptidase: MKKTVLYVALSQCLLWSAVAQTPKKTAPKAVAKPAAATTQGRIKFTEYDLPNGLHVILHQDNTTPLVAVTMMYHVGSKNEQPGRSGFAHFFEHLMFEGSDNIGRGDYMKIVKSAGGQLNANTSNDRTFYYEVLPSNKLELGLYLESERLLHAKVDQKGVETQREVVKEERRQRYENQPYGSFFPEVLKRAYTTHPYKWAPIGSMEDLNAAKIEEFRDFYKEFYVPNNAILSIAGDINVEDTRKLIEKYFSEIPRGPKAPYRPKVTEPVKTKEVRDIVYDNVTLPGVFQAYHMPAQGTPDYYALDVLQTLLAGGESSRFYKEIVDKQQKALQTSVFPLALEDPGLFIAIGIANMGTKAEELEAAMDTEVERVKKELVTDQEFQKVKNQIETNFVNQNARVAGIAESLANYKMYFGDANLINTELERYNKVTKDDLRRVANKYLTKENRVTLYYLPKAMEPKKEDKGK, from the coding sequence ATGAAAAAAACCGTGCTGTACGTCGCGCTGAGCCAGTGTCTGCTGTGGTCAGCAGTGGCGCAAACGCCTAAAAAAACGGCGCCCAAGGCAGTGGCCAAGCCAGCAGCGGCGACCACGCAGGGGCGCATCAAGTTTACGGAATACGACCTGCCAAACGGGCTCCACGTTATCCTGCATCAGGACAATACAACCCCGCTGGTAGCCGTCACGATGATGTACCATGTCGGCTCCAAGAACGAACAGCCGGGCCGCTCGGGCTTCGCGCACTTCTTCGAACACCTGATGTTTGAAGGCTCCGACAACATCGGCCGCGGCGATTACATGAAAATCGTCAAGAGCGCGGGCGGACAGCTGAACGCCAACACGTCCAACGACCGGACGTTCTACTACGAAGTGCTGCCGTCGAACAAGCTCGAACTGGGTCTGTATCTGGAGTCGGAGCGTCTGCTGCACGCCAAGGTCGACCAGAAAGGCGTCGAGACCCAGCGGGAAGTCGTGAAGGAAGAACGGCGCCAGCGGTACGAGAACCAGCCGTACGGCTCTTTTTTCCCGGAAGTGCTGAAGCGCGCGTATACGACCCACCCCTACAAATGGGCTCCCATCGGCTCGATGGAAGACCTGAACGCGGCAAAAATTGAGGAGTTCCGCGATTTCTACAAGGAGTTTTACGTCCCCAACAATGCCATCCTGTCCATCGCCGGCGACATCAACGTGGAGGACACCCGGAAGCTGATTGAGAAATATTTCAGCGAAATCCCCCGAGGCCCCAAAGCCCCGTATCGCCCGAAAGTGACCGAACCCGTCAAAACCAAAGAAGTTCGCGACATCGTGTACGACAACGTGACGCTGCCGGGCGTGTTCCAGGCTTACCACATGCCTGCCCAGGGCACACCGGACTACTACGCGCTGGACGTTCTGCAAACCCTGCTGGCGGGCGGCGAAAGCTCGCGTTTCTACAAGGAGATTGTGGACAAACAGCAGAAAGCCCTCCAGACGAGCGTGTTCCCGCTGGCCCTCGAAGATCCGGGTCTGTTCATCGCCATCGGCATTGCCAACATGGGCACTAAGGCCGAAGAACTCGAAGCGGCCATGGACACGGAAGTGGAGCGCGTAAAAAAAGAACTGGTCACCGACCAGGAGTTCCAGAAGGTCAAGAACCAGATCGAAACCAACTTTGTCAACCAGAACGCCCGGGTAGCCGGTATTGCCGAAAGCCTTGCCAATTACAAAATGTATTTCGGCGACGCCAATCTGATCAATACGGAGCTGGAGCGGTACAATAAAGTGACCAAGGATGACCTGCGCCGGGTAGCCAACAAATACCTGACGAAGGAAAACCGCGTCACGCTGTACTACCTGCCCAAAGCGATGGAACCGAAGAAGGAAGACAAAGGAAAATAA
- a CDS encoding insulinase family protein — translation MKSTYILAAALAVLGLTAQAQKLDRSKLPADAPAPTIKVGQPTSFTLANGLKVFVVQNNKLPRVAVNLLLDYEPILEGDKAGYVSIAGDLMRTGTKTRSKDQLDEEVDFIGATLSTSPTGLYASSLKKHLPKLMELTADVLLNPNFTQAELDKLKKQNKSALASAKDNPNAIANRVGAMLVYGKNHPYGEPDTEQTIDNITLEDCRKFYETYYRPNVGYLAVVGDITPAEARTMVEKYFGNWKRGEVPAPTYEIPKAPEKTKVVIVDKPSAVQSIVHVQYPVVLKPYTDESIRASIANDILGGGEARLFNNLREKRGFTYGAYSSLSSDRLVGRFRATASVRNAVTDSAVAEFMNELKAIRSSKPTAEELSRTKSAFAGNFIFSLENPQTIANFAISTARYNLPQDFFANYLKKIDAVTDADVQQVATQLVKPENAYIMVVGKASEIAEKLKKFGPLEFYDVNGNKVEAPAAAASAAQSAPGRTSTSASAAGMTAQQVIDKYLTAIGGKEALSKINDLTISMTTEMQGQTMEMVRKAKSPNKSSMVVYAMGMEAMKMVSDGQKVSRTARGNTSVLEGKEAQQVLLSNGLFPEMNFAANGVKSTLQGTEKIEGKDAYVVAHASADGAVTWTDFYDVATGLKVQTVTVGRGRQGDQEQVVKVGDYKVVNGVKIPHTIRQNFGPMEMTLSVNKVDVNKGLKDSDFKVN, via the coding sequence ATGAAATCAACATACATCCTCGCCGCCGCGCTGGCGGTACTGGGGCTGACAGCTCAGGCGCAGAAGCTTGATAGGTCAAAACTTCCGGCGGATGCCCCCGCTCCCACGATCAAAGTCGGCCAGCCGACCTCCTTTACGCTTGCCAACGGGTTGAAAGTGTTTGTCGTTCAGAACAACAAGCTACCGCGCGTGGCGGTCAACCTGCTGCTGGATTATGAACCCATTCTGGAAGGCGACAAGGCCGGATACGTGTCCATCGCTGGTGACCTGATGCGGACGGGCACCAAGACCCGCTCCAAAGACCAGCTCGACGAGGAAGTGGACTTTATCGGGGCTACGCTGAGCACCTCCCCGACGGGCCTCTACGCCTCTTCGCTGAAAAAGCACCTGCCGAAGCTGATGGAACTGACAGCCGACGTGCTGCTCAATCCCAACTTCACCCAGGCCGAACTCGACAAGCTGAAAAAGCAGAACAAATCGGCGCTGGCCTCGGCCAAGGACAACCCGAACGCCATCGCCAACCGCGTGGGCGCCATGCTCGTTTACGGCAAAAACCATCCGTACGGCGAGCCGGATACCGAGCAGACCATCGACAACATCACGCTGGAGGACTGCCGGAAGTTCTACGAAACCTACTACCGTCCGAACGTCGGTTACCTGGCCGTGGTGGGCGACATCACACCCGCCGAGGCACGGACGATGGTCGAGAAGTATTTTGGCAACTGGAAGCGCGGCGAGGTGCCCGCCCCGACCTACGAAATTCCGAAAGCCCCTGAGAAAACGAAAGTGGTGATTGTCGACAAACCGAGCGCCGTGCAGTCGATTGTCCACGTTCAGTATCCGGTAGTGCTGAAGCCCTATACCGACGAGTCGATCCGGGCCAGCATCGCCAACGACATTCTGGGCGGCGGCGAAGCCCGTCTGTTCAACAACCTGCGCGAGAAGCGGGGCTTTACGTACGGCGCTTATTCGTCCCTGTCGAGCGACCGGCTCGTGGGTCGTTTCCGGGCGACGGCCAGCGTACGGAACGCCGTCACGGACAGCGCCGTAGCGGAGTTCATGAACGAACTGAAGGCCATCCGCAGCAGCAAGCCGACGGCCGAAGAACTGAGCCGGACCAAGAGCGCCTTTGCCGGTAACTTCATTTTCTCGCTCGAAAATCCGCAGACGATCGCCAACTTCGCCATCAGCACGGCCCGGTACAACCTCCCGCAGGACTTTTTCGCCAATTACCTGAAAAAGATCGATGCCGTGACGGATGCCGACGTACAGCAGGTGGCGACGCAGCTCGTCAAGCCCGAAAACGCCTACATCATGGTCGTTGGAAAAGCGTCCGAGATTGCCGAAAAGCTGAAGAAATTCGGGCCGCTGGAGTTTTACGACGTAAACGGCAACAAGGTGGAAGCACCCGCCGCCGCCGCATCGGCCGCCCAGTCGGCTCCGGGCCGGACGTCTACCTCGGCCTCCGCTGCCGGGATGACGGCCCAGCAGGTCATCGACAAGTACCTCACGGCCATCGGCGGCAAAGAGGCGCTGTCGAAAATCAACGACCTCACCATCAGCATGACGACCGAAATGCAGGGCCAGACGATGGAAATGGTGCGCAAGGCCAAATCGCCCAACAAATCCTCGATGGTTGTCTACGCGATGGGCATGGAAGCGATGAAAATGGTCAGCGACGGTCAGAAGGTAAGCCGGACGGCCCGGGGCAACACCAGCGTCCTGGAGGGCAAGGAGGCCCAGCAGGTGCTGCTGTCCAACGGCCTTTTCCCGGAGATGAACTTTGCCGCCAACGGGGTTAAAAGTACGCTTCAGGGCACCGAGAAAATTGAGGGCAAAGACGCCTACGTGGTGGCCCATGCCTCGGCCGACGGCGCCGTCACCTGGACGGACTTCTACGACGTAGCGACCGGCCTGAAAGTACAGACCGTCACGGTAGGCCGCGGCCGGCAGGGCGATCAGGAGCAGGTGGTGAAAGTAGGCGATTATAAAGTCGTCAACGGCGTGAAGATTCCGCACACCATCCGCCAGAATTTCGGCCCGATGGAAATGACGCTTTCGGTCAACAAGGTAGATGTCAACAAAGGCCTCAAAGACTCTGATTTCAAAGTAAATTAA
- a CDS encoding alpha/beta hydrolase family protein: protein MKTRILIGLGLLLMTGAAAQTAPELCQGAYFTEAQGKAFLEKQASAYTTLADWKKRAGEIRAQIRRGAELESLPPRPTSKPILHSRRVLDGYTVENVAFESLPGIYVTGNLYRPLNRKGKVPGVICPHGHGGNLDNRLMEYTQKRCASLARMGAVVFAYDMVGYGDQKPISQHKLSKAFKLQAINSLRSLDFLLSLPEVDTRRVAVTGESGGGTQTFMLTALDPRVTLAVPTVMVSAYFFGGCACESGMPVHKRGEYQTNNVEIAALAAPRPMLLISDGGDWTKNTPEVEFPHVQRIYGFYGKKDQVEFAHFPDEKHDYGPSKRAAMYRFIGKHFNLDTSKVFGPDGQLDESGATVLTPAQLTVFTAEFPRPANARVGDEAVMAAVDFK, encoded by the coding sequence ATGAAAACCCGCATCCTCATTGGCCTTGGTCTGCTGCTTATGACCGGGGCCGCCGCCCAGACGGCTCCCGAGCTTTGCCAGGGCGCTTATTTCACCGAAGCCCAGGGAAAAGCCTTTCTCGAAAAACAGGCGTCCGCCTACACGACCCTGGCCGACTGGAAAAAACGGGCCGGGGAAATCCGGGCGCAAATCCGGCGCGGCGCCGAACTGGAATCCCTGCCGCCCCGGCCCACGTCCAAACCCATCCTGCACAGCCGCAGGGTTCTGGATGGCTATACGGTAGAAAATGTGGCGTTTGAAAGCCTGCCGGGCATTTATGTGACGGGGAATCTGTACCGGCCGCTGAACCGGAAAGGCAAAGTGCCCGGCGTAATCTGCCCGCACGGGCATGGCGGCAACCTCGACAATCGGCTGATGGAATACACCCAGAAACGCTGCGCTTCTCTGGCGAGGATGGGGGCCGTGGTGTTCGCCTACGACATGGTGGGCTACGGCGACCAGAAGCCAATTTCGCAGCACAAACTGTCCAAAGCCTTCAAATTGCAGGCGATCAACAGCCTCCGGAGTCTGGATTTCCTGCTTTCTCTGCCCGAAGTAGATACCAGGCGGGTGGCCGTTACGGGCGAATCGGGCGGCGGCACGCAGACGTTTATGCTCACGGCACTGGACCCGCGGGTGACGCTGGCGGTCCCGACCGTCATGGTGTCGGCTTACTTTTTCGGCGGATGCGCCTGCGAGAGCGGCATGCCGGTCCACAAGCGCGGAGAATACCAGACGAATAATGTGGAAATTGCCGCCCTGGCCGCCCCGCGCCCGATGCTGCTGATTTCCGACGGCGGCGACTGGACCAAGAATACCCCGGAGGTCGAGTTTCCGCACGTGCAGCGGATTTACGGGTTTTACGGAAAAAAAGACCAGGTTGAGTTCGCGCATTTTCCGGATGAAAAACACGACTACGGCCCCTCTAAACGGGCGGCGATGTACCGCTTTATCGGAAAACATTTTAACCTGGATACCTCCAAAGTGTTCGGTCCGGACGGCCAGCTGGACGAAAGCGGCGCAACCGTGCTGACTCCCGCTCAGTTGACCGTCTTCACGGCCGAGTTTCCGCGTCCGGCCAACGCCCGGGTGGGCGATGAGGCCGTTATGGCGGCGGTCGATTTTAAGTGA